DNA sequence from the Jatrophihabitans sp. genome:
CCGCTCGCCGTAGCCGAGCCAGCAGATCCGGGCCGGCAGGCCCTGAAAGTGCACCCGCTCCTGCGCCATCTTGATCCACCGGTGCAGCGACTCGTTCTCGGGGAACAGCTCGAGCACGGCCTTGTCGGTGCGGGCGATGTCCTTGGGGTCACCGGACAGCGCCGCCCACCGGAACGGGCCCTTGCCCTCGGCGAACAGCGGGCGGATGTAGGCCGGGACGAAGCCGGGAAACGCGAAGGCGCGGGAGTAGCCGGCCAGCTGCGCCTCGCCGCGGATGGAGTTGCCGTAGTCGAAGACCTCGGCGCCGGCGTCGGCGAAACCCACCATCGCCTCGACATGGCGGGCCATCGAGGCCCGGGCCCGGCCGGTGAACTCCTCCGGCTTGCGCGCGGCGTACTCCTTCATGTCCTCGAACTCGACGCCGATCGGCAGGTAGGCCAGCGGGTCGTGCGCCGAGGTCTGGTCGGTCACGATGTCGATCGGGGCGCCGTTGGCCAGCAGCTGCGGCACCAGCGACGCGGCGTTGCCGAGCAGCCCGATCGACAGCGGCCGGCGCGCGTCGCGGGCCTCGACGGCCAGCTCCAGCGCGTGCTGCATCGAGTCGGCCTGCACGTCGAGGTACCGGTGCTCGATCCGGCGCGCGATCCGGGAGGGGTCGCACTCGATGCAGATCGCGACGCCGTCGTTCATGGTGACCGCCAGCGGCTGCGCGCCGCCCATCCCGCCCAGGCCGGCGGTCAGGGTGATGGTGCCGGCCAGGGTGCCGTTGAACTTCTTGGCCGCGACCGCCGAGAACGTCTCGTAGGTGCCCTGCAGGATGCCCTGGGTGCCGATGTAGATCCAGGACCCGGCCGTCATCTGGCCGTACATGGTCAGCCCGAGCTGCTCCAACCGGCGGAACTCCTCCCAGTTGGCCCAGTCGCCCACCAGGTTGGAGTTCGCGATCAGGACGCGCGGTGCCCACTCGTCGGTGCGCAGCACGCCGACCGGCTTGCCGCTCTGCACGAGCATGGTCTCGTCGTCGGCGAGCGTGGTCAGGGTGCGGACGAGCGCGTCGTAGGACTCCCAGTTCCGCGCCGCCTTCCCGGTCCCGCCGTACACGACGAGCTCGGCGGGGTTCTCGGCGTTCTCGGGGTCCAGGTTGTTCATCAGCATCCGCAGCGGCGCCTCGGTCTGCCACGAGCGCGCGGTCAGCTCGCTGCCGCGGCCGGCGCGGATCGGCAGTCGTGGGTTGTCGGTTTCATGGACGGTCATTGCAGCTCTCCGATCACGGCTTCGACGGCAGCCAGGACCTGACCGTCGCGGACGAGGTTGACGG
Encoded proteins:
- the hutU gene encoding urocanate hydratase, yielding MTVHETDNPRLPIRAGRGSELTARSWQTEAPLRMLMNNLDPENAENPAELVVYGGTGKAARNWESYDALVRTLTTLADDETMLVQSGKPVGVLRTDEWAPRVLIANSNLVGDWANWEEFRRLEQLGLTMYGQMTAGSWIYIGTQGILQGTYETFSAVAAKKFNGTLAGTITLTAGLGGMGGAQPLAVTMNDGVAICIECDPSRIARRIEHRYLDVQADSMQHALELAVEARDARRPLSIGLLGNAASLVPQLLANGAPIDIVTDQTSAHDPLAYLPIGVEFEDMKEYAARKPEEFTGRARASMARHVEAMVGFADAGAEVFDYGNSIRGEAQLAGYSRAFAFPGFVPAYIRPLFAEGKGPFRWAALSGDPKDIARTDKAVLELFPENESLHRWIKMAQERVHFQGLPARICWLGYGERDKAGLAFNDLVARGEVSAPIVIGRDHLDAGSVASPYRETEAMADGSDAIADWPLLNALVNASSGATWVSIHHGGGVGMGRSIHAGQVSVADGTPLAAQKLARVLSNDPGMGVIRHVDAGYPRADEVAAERGVRVPMREQ